In Aspergillus flavus chromosome 3, complete sequence, one genomic interval encodes:
- a CDS encoding cytochrome c oxidase assembly protein Cox11: MYGRIISPWARYTLPGTGLRLPTSTNARCFEPGRRYFSRNSFLGQNASAPFNTPQAQKRNASTLYYTASLILGTVALAYGSVPLYKMICQQTGWGGQPILTHRGGDADTASRVTPVTDARRLRITFNGSVSDVLPWKFTPQQREVRVLPGETALAFYTATNKGPSDIIGVATYSVTPGQVAPYFSKIQCFCFEEQKLNAGESVDMPVFFYIDPDFTKDPQMKGIDTITLSYTFFKARYDDNGVLKPIPTN, encoded by the exons ATGTATGGTCGCATAATTTCTCCATGGGCCCGGTATACGCTTCCGGGCACTGGTCTCCGGTTACCGACATCCACAAATGCAAGATGTTTCGAGCCGGGGAGAAGATACTTCTCTCGCAATTCTTTTTTAGGACAAAATGCCTCCGCACCGTTTAATACTCCTCAGGCACAGAAGCGAAATGCGTCCACATT GTACTATACGGCCAGTCTTATTCTCGGAACAGTTGCGCTCGCATACGGCTCCGTCCCTCTATATAAGATG ATCTGCCAACAGACTGGTTGGGGTGGCCAGCCCATCCTTACCCATCGCGGAGGAGACGCCGATACCGCATCTCGTGTGACGCCTGTAACAGACGCTCGTCGACTCCGAATTACGTTCAATGGTTCAGTCTCCGACGTTTTGCCATGGAAGTTCACCCCTCAACAGCGCGAAGTCCGAGTACTGCCTGGTGAAACGGCCCTTGCCTTCTATACCGCAACGAACAAGGGCCCTTCGGATATCATTGGTGTTGCAACATACAGCGTCACGCCGGGCCAAGTTGCCCCGTACTTCAGTAAGATTCAATGTTTCTGTTTCGAAGAGCAGAAGTTGAATGCTGGTGAATCTGTCGACATGCCTGTTTTCTTCTACATTGATCCGGACTTCACGAAAGATCCGCAAATGAAGGGCATTGACACCATCACACTCTCATACACCTTCTTCA AAGCGCGATATGATGACAACGGAGTTCTCAAGCCGATACCAACGAACTGA